One Styela clava chromosome 4, kaStyClav1.hap1.2, whole genome shotgun sequence genomic window, TAAACCGAACGATAAAATCCGCGATGggtactaaataatatttaaagcttaaagcttttttaataatatatataataatatatataatatttatttaaaaaattttatacgCTGTATATAAGATTgcaagtaataaaataaaaatatcgttATGCTCAGTCACTATCGAagctgaggatgaaaacaattaattgcgacacaatatatatacttttagaTTTAATGTCGTGGTCGCCCAGACTATATCTCAACTAAGTTGAAATACGAGTATAAGATAATAATTGTAGAATATTTTCACTCAAAACATCCTCGACGTTATAAgtacttcaagtcggcgttGATTTAAATCCTCTCGCGCCGGCTGTAATTTAATGTGGCGCGAATGTTTACAATtacgataaaacataaaataagtgTGGAATACTTTCAATCAAAACGTGGATGGGCGGCGCTGGGATGTGCACCTGTCATTCGATATTCTTATAAAAAgtaaaaacgatattcgaaggttgTGATATTCGAAATCCGACATTCCAGGCCACGCTATTGCTTATAATACGATTACAAATAGTTACTTTATCGAAATTAATCTTCACATTCGTTAGAACTTCTCGGGTGCAATGCAAACGCCTCGCCTAGATCCGAAATCAGACATGAAATAAACAGTGTTCTCACATGTTCTTAAGTCTTAGCCTATGTGCCTACAGGCCCACGTGCAGTGGTTCCTAACCGCCGGTCCGCAAAGGATTTCTACCGGTCCGCGGAAAATCCCgtcgttttgttgtttctctgccgtctgaaTCGCTtcaccgatgccgaaaagacgaagttgtgTTAGTTTATTACGCAATATATATTCCGTCGTcgtattgctgtttgataatcgcaacattaattatcacggcgacgTATTGGCGCCGTGTAATCAATAGCTCTTTCGCTTTTTCCGTTCCGATTGGTCGCGAAAGCGCTTCGTTAAATTTCGCGAGATCGAGAAACCTAAAAATCAGCATTTGTGTTGAAAGGATATGGATATTTTGCTGTTTATTCCCCCAAGtcgaaataaaacagccaaaaacagtatgatattccatggttcatatatcaagtgttgatattaacaataaagaatggttaagcattacTAAATGCTAATCAACACtcggtggggaattcccactattttaATACGGGCAACTATAagaatagaataaaataaaaacgcatatataatatatatataccataagtaatggcaaactggaacaagtaaataatacataaaagtaaaataaatacaaataacgtaaaataaatatatatatatatttatatatctgtCTTACTTATCTGGTTCGACGTTTCTAAAGTTACAAAAACGGTATTGACACGCTTTATGTAAAATTAGggattgaaaaatatgacgCAAAAAGGCAAGGAAATTTTTCTTTACACAATTATCGTTGCTACCAGTTAGCGATAGCCGTCGGTAAATTattacccgtaactcgttgtaaattaatgctaataaattctattttgcttttcaatgcgctgtaatttgtattaataaaagtgattgactCAGAAAAGGAAGTCTCCTTCTCTCTATTCGAGTACCCATAACGGCGGTAAAATTCGTACATGTCTGTTTCATGGagagaaataaaaatacgccttccggaattgcaatcaacaatcaCGCACTCTTATTTATAattatcagcgccgaataaaaaagatatcATATCGTGAAGTCAAAAAAGTCAGGCGGTGTTAATTGAGGTACGATGATAACGCAcagaataatatcgttttgactGGGAAACCAATATGCGCGACCGTAAAACGACGCTGTTGGTTTTTTGTAGATGAAATTTCACATCAAAATTTCTCTCAAACGGGGCgacaacgcgtcatgccttcccccctttcgagtttttgcatctcggattcaagcttagcgcgtattaatttgaatttatactacagtataggaagacgtgcacttgtgatgttcactgtccgagtccaattcaccttggttggcttttatattgggtacattgctgttttattcattatatttattcatagtcttatttcggtgggtgtgcagaacgtgttatattgacgaaatatatatttttaaacataaaaataatgtaattgaaactaaTTAGCTATTTttgggattagacattgtagatactgagaattacattcgtttttggaatgtttagttttcaggactggtgcatatactaaagttgcaaaattgcgtgtgtccccaagtcatagacacatttctgcctaagtcacagtgcgccattatgacgtcacttaactgcgtcatacaaattaacttaaatccggatacgatcaaaaaattgaaccatggcaaattattgactctcaatggcataacaatatcattaggaagttttttacgtttttctcaaaactgctaaaaatgaatTACGCAATTCGGCTATTAGCGTGACGATGCCCCCATGCTTGTCCAAAGAACCTACTTTCTGTCCCATCTCATGGAATTTCCATTGAAACACAATTCAATAAACATGATTAGATTCATGAAAATTTAGATTTGGTGTCTACTAAATGGGACAATGTGTACAACGAGTCATGCAAAATTTATTGGCGACAAAATTTATTGACGTCGTTTACTTTAAAATTCAGAAGTAATGTCTAAATATGACGATTTAGTTAAACAGCCTCTAACGCTAAAGCTACTCGAAAAAGTTCCAAGTGGTCGGACAAACGCTTCCTCATCACAGAATCGACGCCAAACGGACTCTACGTCACAAAATCACACGTGTGTGACAGGTTCCCGAattcaaatcacaaaaaaaattctttggTTTCGATTATGTCAAGTTTCATGCGGATCTTCCCGCCAGTTTCTCGGGAAAACTAGAATTGTATTCGCGctctataatatattataaggCTATTATCTATCACGTACGAAAATTCCATTTTGAATAACAAGCCTGATAACGGAATGCATCTTctaaataataatttcatataCTCTGCTCTATTGTGTTTTACTTAAGATTATTATCGTTCCATGACTTATGAAACCACCCTCGCGTCTTTTACTACAAATTTCTAACTAGGAATAAAAAAGGTTAAAGTAGTTCAACAACCAACACTCTATCGCTCCCCCGCCTGACATTCATCGTCTTTCCAATTGAAAAGTTTTATACTCAAATAGCTTTATTGGTAactgatgaaataaaaatatcatgccACGCCCGTAAGTGAAACGAGAAATGCAATCAAATCAATTCTTAGTATATTCATTCGTCGATTTAAAACGAgaccattaaaaataatcaagaaAAACATACACAAGGATACAACTTCGTTACACTCAAGTTCATGCTGGAACAATATtgaagaaatataaaattaaaatttaatatgccagggtgtccatgaagttcctttagaatttaaattcctaagtcagttctcaatatatcctaaccaggtttgttgtattcaatcagtaattgtataagtatttttacttcatttaatgcATCCGTgaggaccaaaacaatatatatatggtattgttaaattccctttgcaactTTAAGACTAtatggacaccctatacatTTGGAGAACAGAGAATAGAGtggaatgaaaaatatataacgaATATTCAACAGTGCATGAACAATGGATATTGTACAGAATATCGTATTTAACACAGAAAATTAAATTGTTTGAaccaaaattgataaaatcatTTATGTGCGATGctccatatatatattgaaaacttgGTGATATTCGCAACGGGGATGGTCGATTGAAATACGATATAaatcagtatatataatatatatatttgtttttatctctttttttttcagtatgTTTTTTCAACTGTTTATTGCTCACGTGTCATTAATAAAGTGTGATGCCGTCAAGTATATGCCTTTATTGTTGAATTTAGGGGACATCGTTATGATCTTAACGAGGTTGACAAAAAACGCTGTACAAGAGTTTGGAGGGTTCTGCGTTTACCATTCCGTCGTCAGTATCAATAATGTGCAAATAAATTGCTGTGAGATTTATATATTCCATTCCATTCCACCTATTATTTGGACgccatttttcaaactttgaaGGAACTGGACAGGTGATTTTATCTTTCTGAAAGTAAATGTCCTTGGAATATAAATTTGAACATAAAATGCTGGGGAATTTCGGATACAGTGACGTGAATGATAACTTCTCATTCTTTAATAAATTTCTATACTCATGTTAGGTCTGCATATTGCAAAACACTACCATTTATAAATAACTGCTTTATTTTTAAGTGAAATTAGTACGTGCCATATTCCAGCCCATTGCGGCGGTAACGACTAGAATCAAAAAGTTGAACGGACATCGATACTTAATCGAATATTAatgttatatataatatgaactTCGGTGACAACTCAGATTTACTCACAATTGGGGAAAACTCCATTCCTGTCCACATATTGATCCAGCCTTTCTGCTTTGTTATGAGTTGGCGGGTGGTATTTTTAAGAGCATTGTACAACTTATTGTCAGAAATTATACCGAGCTCTTGACTGATATTTTTGCACTTGGCCGAAGCTTGTGTGCGATTGAATGCACTTTCGCTGCTGCTCACCAGAATTGTATAGTTTTTTTCTGTATGTGGGTGACAGCAGACTAAATTAAATGAAACGTGTTCAATTGTGTGACGTCAATTCCTACTAGATAAGTTTCACACTAAAATCGAGCGAATCTGCTGACATGTGCCTTCAGTGTCAGTATtgattagtttttattttacgaatcgtaaatgtttcttttttgaaaaactgCTGAACTTATTGGTTTAAAAGTCGTAAGAAATTTGAAACACCGGCAAGTcaaatcgttttgctaacaccggttgtacTTTATTTATCATCGACATGAACATACCTGGTGACAATCATGCGTTATGTATATATTTCTCTTATGTCGACATAAGCCAAAAccatatgaataataataatcagCGAACCacttttcaaatatatgaacacggaGACAAAGTAACACGTAAGCTGGTTCCAATAATTACTATAAAACAGCACAATTCAGTATGTGATATCGCGCCTTATGGGACCTTGCCATTTCTTAGTAGGCTATAATCGAAATCAATTGGTCCAATAATTGCAAGGAAATGTGATTTTTCACAACCaaaccaacaacaacaatatgtaaaacaatccataggtccactatgcgtccaataataaaatttgcttAGCTTGTAGTagttttgaattaaataaaaataaagcactTACAGAAATTGTATTGATCATCTGGATACGActtcgatattttttttttcggtttgTATGTGGTTTGCGGATGTGGCAAGTCTTCCCAAGCTGCGATCACTTTGCTGTTTTCTTCCTGTTCGCTTTTAATTACGCTCGTTGTAATGTCATCGTCGCTATAGAATGTTGTAGTTATGGAAACCTGATTTCCGGGGAAACGCTCTAGCAATAAGCTGATTCTCTCTTCCATTTTCCGCCTCAAATCTAAGCAATTTACAACATTGTAACAATGGAACAAAGTAATTTTCCCACTAGTGCGCCCGAAGATTAACATAATTGTATTAAACATacctaatatatgattgaatattttacatgttgtaattaataaatgttttattgttttttatttgaaatgctgtgtatataatATGATCAATATATTCATTTGAACTCTTTATGTCGTTTTCTGCGTAGTGTCTGCCTCtgttgttacgtaacaatagaggtgTACACTACTTTCGCAATTTCCTGAGAtgcagtttatttatttgcTGAACCGAAATTGGCAAACACAAGTGATTTTTATGGTATTTCAAAGGGAAATGAGTCAGCTTTGAGAAGGAAAATTTGACCTTTTGCATTTATTCCTTAGGCCTATTTCCATGTTTACAAACAAAAGGCGTAaggtacacattaacgatcataaaattgagtttcatttaaaggcagtttgggaaccgctgttgTAATGAAACTATTCCTTAAAAACTGTTTAAGTAAATT contains:
- the LOC144422066 gene encoding uncharacterized protein LOC144422066, translated to MNVHCYLLLLFGWASIIGGTVTISVNIKLEQGSENSDESYDEEIQIHGDNLDDLRRKMEERISLLLERFPGNQVSITTTFYSDDDITTSVIKSEQEENSKVIAAWEDLPHPQTTYKPKKKISKSYPDDQYNFFCCHPHTEKNYTILVSSSESAFNRTQASAKCKNISQELGIISDNKLYNALKNTTRQLITKQKGWINMWTGMEFSPIKDKITCPVPSKFEKWRPNNRWNGMEYINLTAIYLHIIDTDDGMVNAEPSKLLYSVFCQPR